A single window of Sandaracinaceae bacterium DNA harbors:
- a CDS encoding BLUF domain-containing protein, which translates to MALSQLIYVSRATRKLTLRDTMAILDAAKPNNEANGITGLLCFGGGHFMQVLEGEGDAVSDTFARIVKDARHDQVRLVDYSLIQGRRFDDWSMHLINLDDPDRPSEARRPERYRRDRTHPFFSTDPQVAFWMLFDLKMTALHGA; encoded by the coding sequence TACGTCAGCCGCGCGACGCGCAAGCTGACCCTCCGCGACACGATGGCGATCCTCGACGCGGCGAAGCCGAACAACGAGGCGAACGGGATCACCGGGCTGCTCTGCTTCGGCGGCGGCCACTTCATGCAGGTGCTCGAGGGCGAGGGGGACGCGGTGAGCGACACCTTCGCGCGCATCGTCAAGGACGCGCGCCACGATCAGGTGCGCCTCGTCGACTACTCGCTGATCCAGGGGCGCCGCTTCGACGACTGGTCGATGCACCTGATCAACCTCGACGACCCGGACCGCCCGAGCGAAGCGCGTCGACCGGAGCGCTACCGCCGCGACCGTACGCACCCGTTCTTCAGCACCGACCCGCAGGTCGCGTTCTGGATGCTATTCGACCTGAAGATGACCGCGCTCCACGGAGCCTGA